Proteins encoded by one window of Clostridium perfringens:
- a CDS encoding amino acid permease, producing MGNSNDGKKLMWYNLGLMAFVSVWGFGNVVNNFATQGLTVVTSWILIIALYFVPYALMVGELGSTFRDSKGGVSSWIGKTMGPTLAYLAGWTYWVVHVPYLAQKPQAVLVSLGWAVFQDGSTIKGIDSKIIQLVCLVVFLFFVWIASRGVNSLGKIGTIAGTAMFVMSILYIILMLTAPAITGTSIASPNMTSIKTYIPKFDFAYFTTIAMLVFSVGGAEKISPYVNNMKDSKKGFSKGMIALAIMVAVTALLGSVAMGMMFDANNVPDDLMLNGAYYAFQKLGNYYGIGNSLLILYALANFAAQVSALVFSIDAPLKVLLSDTDARYVPIALTKTNKNGAPINGYIMTSILVGILIIVPALGIGNFNALFTWLLKLNAVVMPMRYLWVFLAYIMLRKAIKGKFKSEYKFVKNDKFAMLIGTWCFVFTAFACILGMFPTDVKAFSGEWIFRVGMNIGTPLVLIGLGLILPKIAKRTNGQAYDDAVREATATKLELN from the coding sequence ATGGGTAATAGTAATGACGGAAAAAAACTTATGTGGTATAACCTTGGTTTAATGGCCTTTGTATCAGTTTGGGGCTTTGGTAACGTAGTAAACAACTTCGCAACTCAAGGGTTAACCGTAGTAACTTCATGGATATTAATAATAGCTTTATATTTCGTACCATATGCACTTATGGTTGGAGAATTAGGCTCAACTTTTAGAGATAGTAAAGGTGGAGTAAGTTCATGGATAGGTAAAACAATGGGACCTACATTAGCTTACTTAGCAGGTTGGACTTATTGGGTGGTACATGTGCCTTATTTAGCGCAAAAACCACAAGCAGTACTTGTTTCATTAGGATGGGCAGTATTCCAAGATGGAAGCACTATAAAAGGTATAGATTCTAAAATTATTCAATTAGTATGTTTAGTAGTATTTTTATTCTTTGTATGGATTGCTTCAAGAGGAGTAAATTCATTAGGAAAAATAGGTACAATAGCAGGAACAGCAATGTTTGTTATGTCTATTCTTTATATAATACTTATGTTAACAGCACCTGCTATTACAGGAACTTCTATAGCAAGTCCAAATATGACTTCTATAAAAACCTATATACCGAAATTTGATTTTGCCTATTTTACTACTATAGCTATGTTAGTATTCTCAGTTGGAGGAGCTGAAAAGATATCTCCATATGTTAATAATATGAAAGATTCTAAAAAAGGTTTCTCAAAAGGTATGATAGCCTTAGCTATAATGGTTGCAGTTACAGCACTTCTTGGATCAGTAGCAATGGGAATGATGTTTGATGCAAATAATGTTCCTGATGACTTAATGTTAAATGGTGCTTACTATGCATTCCAAAAGTTAGGTAACTATTATGGAATAGGAAATTCTTTATTAATATTATATGCATTAGCAAACTTTGCAGCTCAAGTTTCAGCATTAGTATTCTCAATAGATGCTCCATTAAAAGTTTTATTATCAGATACTGATGCAAGATATGTTCCAATAGCATTAACTAAGACTAATAAGAATGGGGCTCCAATAAACGGATATATAATGACTTCTATTTTAGTTGGAATATTAATAATAGTTCCAGCTTTAGGAATTGGAAACTTCAATGCTTTATTTACTTGGTTATTAAAATTAAATGCTGTTGTTATGCCAATGAGATATTTATGGGTATTCTTAGCTTACATAATGTTAAGAAAAGCTATAAAAGGAAAGTTCAAATCAGAGTACAAATTTGTTAAAAATGATAAATTTGCAATGTTAATAGGTACTTGGTGTTTTGTATTTACAGCATTTGCTTGTATCTTAGGTATGTTCCCAACAGATGTTAAAGCATTCTCAGGAGAATGGATTTTCAGAGTAGGAATGAATATTGGTACACCTTTAGTATTAATAGGATTAGGTTTAATCTTACCTAAGATAGCTAAGAGAACTAACGGACAAGCATACGATGATGCAGTAAGAGAAGCTACAGCAACAAAGTTAGAACTTAATTAG
- a CDS encoding glycoside hydrolase family 31 protein, whose amino-acid sequence MTQLNYRENLNMKFKAYNGGLRVFKNYEINHNNIDIYFSNMKITLTIFENDIVKVFIGDKYEESISTNGVVDDLGKGEFIVEEDSNFVIIKGTKVLTFVDKNTTEISFKDLEGNIINEDFQPSFKDEEGNVYISKVNDCLAYYGLGEKGGDLNKKGCYTENFNTDDPETDDDSITYYKTIPFYVALKEEATYGIFFDNSFRSYFDMGKEMGDRIFFGAIGGQIQYYFIPGENIKEVVKNYTALTGRMEIPPLWSLGYQQCRFSYFSQEEVRELVKTFEEKDIPLDVVYLDIDYMDGFRVMTFKTPNFDDAAGLISDLKEKGIRTITIIDPGVKVDEEYHVFKRGKEGNHFTKKLDGEMFIGAVWPGDSAFPDFSNKDCREWWKSELKKFISEHGMDGIWNDMNEPCVFNNDHKTMLETCLHNSDNGVIEHKEFHNRYGFEMSRCSKEAQEELHPNERGFSMTRATYAGGQRYSSVWTGDNMSLWSQMRMSISMNANLGISGFSFVGNDVSGFGLDSSEELFIRWMEMGPFIPIFRNHSNMYTRRQEPWAFGPRAEKIAKKSIELRYELLPYIYDLYYISHKEGLPIFRPMIMEYEKDMNLLNMREQFMLGENMLVAPVLYEGERSKTVYLPKGSWFNYFTMEKLQGGKWYKLPCELDEILVFVKEGAIIPTYNKKFRNVKERPKNILLKVFGENAKGFHYNDDGHTMEYLEGKYTCMDIKVVDGKEELKLINNGYSIEDIEIQIIK is encoded by the coding sequence ATGACGCAATTAAATTACAGAGAGAATTTAAATATGAAGTTTAAAGCTTATAATGGGGGATTGAGAGTTTTTAAAAATTATGAGATTAATCATAATAATATAGATATTTATTTTTCAAATATGAAAATAACTCTTACTATATTTGAAAATGATATAGTTAAAGTTTTTATTGGAGATAAATATGAAGAAAGTATTTCAACTAATGGTGTAGTAGATGATTTAGGAAAAGGTGAATTTATAGTAGAAGAGGATTCAAACTTTGTAATTATAAAGGGCACTAAAGTTTTAACCTTTGTAGATAAAAATACTACAGAGATAAGTTTCAAAGATTTAGAAGGAAATATAATAAATGAAGATTTTCAGCCAAGCTTTAAGGATGAAGAAGGAAATGTGTACATATCAAAGGTAAATGATTGTTTAGCATATTATGGACTTGGAGAAAAGGGTGGAGATTTAAATAAAAAAGGATGTTATACAGAAAACTTTAATACTGATGATCCAGAGACTGATGATGATTCCATAACTTATTATAAGACAATTCCTTTTTATGTTGCCTTAAAAGAAGAAGCTACCTATGGAATATTCTTTGATAATAGTTTTAGAAGTTATTTTGACATGGGAAAGGAAATGGGAGATAGGATTTTCTTTGGAGCCATAGGAGGACAAATTCAATATTACTTTATTCCAGGAGAAAATATTAAAGAGGTAGTTAAGAATTATACTGCTTTAACAGGGAGAATGGAGATACCACCTCTTTGGAGCTTAGGGTATCAACAATGTAGATTTAGTTATTTTAGCCAAGAGGAAGTAAGAGAATTAGTAAAAACCTTTGAAGAAAAAGATATTCCCTTAGATGTAGTTTATTTAGATATAGATTACATGGATGGATTTAGAGTTATGACTTTTAAAACTCCTAATTTTGATGATGCAGCTGGTCTTATTAGTGATTTAAAAGAAAAGGGAATAAGAACTATTACTATTATTGACCCTGGTGTTAAGGTAGATGAAGAGTACCATGTATTTAAAAGAGGTAAAGAAGGGAATCATTTTACTAAAAAGCTAGATGGAGAAATGTTTATTGGGGCAGTTTGGCCAGGTGATAGTGCTTTCCCTGATTTTTCAAATAAGGATTGTAGGGAATGGTGGAAAAGTGAACTTAAAAAATTCATAAGTGAGCATGGCATGGATGGAATTTGGAATGATATGAATGAACCTTGTGTCTTTAATAATGATCATAAAACAATGTTAGAAACCTGCCTTCATAATAGTGATAATGGAGTTATAGAACATAAGGAATTTCATAATAGATATGGCTTTGAAATGAGCAGATGTTCTAAGGAAGCGCAAGAAGAATTACATCCTAATGAAAGAGGATTTTCAATGACTAGAGCTACCTATGCTGGGGGTCAAAGATATTCCTCAGTTTGGACTGGAGATAATATGAGCCTTTGGAGCCAAATGAGAATGTCAATATCAATGAATGCTAATTTAGGAATCAGTGGATTTTCCTTTGTTGGAAATGATGTTTCAGGTTTTGGATTAGATTCAAGTGAAGAATTATTTATAAGATGGATGGAAATGGGGCCATTTATTCCTATATTCAGAAATCACTCAAATATGTACACTAGAAGACAAGAACCATGGGCTTTTGGACCAAGAGCTGAAAAAATAGCAAAGAAATCTATTGAGTTAAGATATGAGTTACTTCCATATATTTATGATTTATATTATATATCACATAAAGAAGGACTTCCTATATTTAGACCTATGATAATGGAATATGAGAAAGATATGAATCTTTTAAATATGAGAGAACAATTTATGTTAGGTGAAAATATGCTTGTTGCACCAGTATTATATGAAGGGGAAAGAAGCAAAACTGTATATTTACCAAAGGGAAGTTGGTTTAATTATTTTACAATGGAGAAATTACAAGGAGGAAAGTGGTATAAGCTTCCTTGTGAATTAGATGAAATTTTAGTTTTTGTTAAAGAAGGCGCAATAATACCAACATATAATAAGAAATTTAGAAATGTTAAAGAAAGACCAAAGAATATACTTCTTAAGGTTTTTGGAGAGAATGCTAAGGGATTCCACTATAATGATGATGGACATACTATGGAATATTTAGAGGGAAAATATACTTGTATGGACATAAAAGTTGTAGATGGAAAAGAAGAACTTAAGCTTATTAATAATGGATATAGTATAGAAGATATAGAAATTCAAATAATAAAATAA